The Burkholderiales bacterium nucleotide sequence TCCAAAGTAACCCTGAAGCGCGCGATTCCGCGTTTATGACTCTGCGTCCGTTATATCCGCGCTGCTAATTCGATTCCCAAACGCGGAATCGAACCCGTGGCCGACGCGACGCGCCCGGTTTTCGGACCCTTGTATAGAATCGCCATATCAGGCAAGCCGCAACAGTTATGTTTCGGCTATGGGTGCAGTCATCTGCCGTATCGTCAGTGTTGCGCGTTGCTCGATGATGTTGATGATCTGCTCAACCAGAGGATCGTCGACAAATCCACTGCCCGGTGCGGAGTAAAGCTTGCGGGCAGTCATAGGGAGCTGTCTGGCTAGTTCCAGGATGCGTTTGCGGGCCTGCGCAACGGAGAGGCCAGCCGCTTGAGCAAACTGATCCCAGTGCCGCCCCTGCACTTCGCTGAATTTGTATGTGCTGCCGAGTTTCATCGCCATCCTGGGGGCGAGGGTCGGATACACCGCTGTCGAGAGCGTGTCATAGAGCGGAGCCAGAACAGGCGCCTTGCCCACATACAGCAGGGAGAAATTCTTGGCGTGCGCATCGTGGTTGCCAATCAGAGCATTAAATACCACGTAGTCGAGCAAACGCAGCACCTGCGGCGCGCTGGGGCGCGTGACGCGGCGTACAAGCTCAAAGCATTGCGCGAGATCGGGGCCACCCTCGTTCTGGTATTTCATTTCTGGCGCCACGCCCAGCGCCTGGCAGAAATCTTCTTGATGCAAGCGGTGAATTTCACCCTCCGCATCGGCCGTTCTGTCGTACCGCTCGATCAGAAGGAACTGACGCCCCTGAACTGAGTGAATCCTTGAGCGGGCTGGCTTGAGTTGCATGGCTTCGGCTAACGCCAGGCAGAATCCCTCGTTGGTCACACTGTCCTCGACGGCTGGAATCGCCGGTTTCAGGATGTGCGAGCTGGGCGCGCCGTTGCGGGGCAATCCAATCCGATTGCCCTCCACGACCACCGGGAGTTTGTCCTGGGCGCCAGCCAGCGAGAGGCGCAGGCCATCCTTGCCGGCCAGCATGGGGCGGCGAGGTAGCTCATCAAGGACGGCGATGATGTCCTCGTCGCTCAGCCATTCAACCTCG carries:
- a CDS encoding type II toxin-antitoxin system HipA family toxin, whose translation is EGRMRRLIAQQFQVSAQNDFALLDHIGGECAGAVTLLEPGQPLLLPAAGSEVEWLSDEDIIAVLDELPRRPMLAGKDGLRLSLAGAQDKLPVVVEGNRIGLPRNGAPSSHILKPAIPAVEDSVTNEGFCLALAEAMQLKPARSRIHSVQGRQFLLIERYDRTADAEGEIHRLHQEDFCQALGVAPEMKYQNEGGPDLAQCFELVRRVTRPSAPQVLRLLDYVVFNALIGNHDAHAKNFSLLYVGKAPVLAPLYDTLSTAVYPTLAPRMAMKLGSTYKFSEVQGRHWDQFAQAAGLSVAQARKRILELARQLPMTARKLYSAPGSGFVDDPLVEQIINIIEQRATLTIRQMTAPIAET